CATTTCGGGACTACTGGTGTCGATGTTGATGACGTCGAACTATTTCCTGTCTTACTACAACGATTTCTATCGCGACAAGCTTCGCCAGATCACGGAGCTATCGGTCTTCATCCTGCACTTTTGGGCCTTGTTCGTGGCTTACCAGCGTAATTTCGAGATTGATGTCCTGTTACCGGTGGCCATCTCGACGTTCACCTTTAGCCTGGTGTTCGACAAGTTCTTCCGAAGCCTGATCTTCCTGTTCACCATCACGACGGTCCTGCTGATCCTGATGCTGACCACCCATCACTGGCGTCCGGAATATACCATCACCCTGGTTTCCCTGTATGCCGGCGCGTTTCTGTCCGATCAGATCCTCAAGCGGAAGAAGCAGTACCATGGGATCCTGGAAAAGCAGGAAGAGCGCTACATCTCGCTCGTGGAAAACATGAACGACGGACTGGTCTATATCGACAACGACCGGACGGTCCAGTTCGTCAACGATACCTTTTGTCAGATCTCCGGCTATACCCGGGAACAGGTCATCGGCAAGGATCTGATCGAGTTCGCGCCGGAAGCCCAACTTGATTCTCCGAATTCGTTCTATCGCCGCCTGCGGGAAGGGAACAATGTCCGGGTAGAGTCCGAACTCAGTAAGTGGAGCGGACAAGTGATCCGGGTGCAGAAGTCCGGCGCCCCGTATTTCGGAGAAGGCCGAAAACGAATGGGCTCCATGGTGGTGTTTACTGACATCTCGGGTCTATACGATGCGCGGGAGCAATTGAAAAAATCCGAGGAAGGCTACCGGACGTTCATCGAGCAGAGCGCTGTCGGAATCTGGCGCGCCGAGTACCGTCAACCGATTCCCGTTGACCTTCCCATCGATCAACAGGTGGAGTTGCTGCTCGATACCGGGATCATCGTCGAATGCAACGACTTCATGGCCCGAATGTATGGACACTCCGATCGGGCGGATCTGATCGGACGCAGGATCCGGGATTTCTATTACATCGAGAACAACCTCGACGAGCAAAAGACGCGGGAGCTGATGTCGGCCTATATTCAGAACAACTACCGGGTCAGCAATGCGGAGTCGAAAGAACTCGACAAACACGGCAGTATCCGCTATATGCTGAACAATAACATCGGGATCGTCGAAAATGGTCACCTGATGCGGACCTGGGGCGTCCAAACCGATATCACCGACCGGAAACGAACCGAACGCGAACTGTTGGAGACCAACCAGGAACTGGACACCTTCTTTTATAAGGCCTCCCACGATCTGAAGGGTCCGTTGGCCAGCGTCATGGGCATCGTCAACCTGGCGCGCATTGAATCCCGTGACCAGATCATGTCCAACTATTTCGACATGATCGAGACCAGCATCAAGCGACTTGACCAGACACTCCTCGACCTGATCGAGTTGGCGAGAACGCGAAAAGGGGCCAGCAAGCTCAGCAGTATCCGCGTTCATGACCTCGTAGGCGAGATCCTGCACTCCCTCCGGCACCTGCCGCATTATTCCCGGATCAATTTCGAGCTCAAGATCGACGACCAGCTCGAGATCATCTCAGATAAGGTCCTGGTGCTTTCCGTTTTCCAGAACCTGATCCACAATGCCATCAACTACTGCAATCCGGACAGCCCCTGGATCAGGATTCGGGTCGACGGCAATCCGAACGGTATCAACATCGAGATCACCGATAACGGGAAGGGAATCCCGGAAAAGATCCAGGGCCGGGTGTTCGAGATGTTCTATCGCGGCAATCCCGATTCCAGCGGTTCCGGTCTCGGACTCTTTATTGTAAAGAACGCCCTCGAGAAACTCAAAGGAAAGATCCGGTTCATCAGCGCCCCGGGTCGCGGGACGTCCTTCTATGTGGAAATTCCCAGCGCGCTGTCGGAATCCTGAAATTACCAATCGTATGTTCCTGAAGATCGAACACCTCGGCATCGCCGTCCGAAACCTGGAGTCGGCAAACAAACTCTTTGCAGCCCTCCTGGGTACAGAGCATTATAAGCAGGAGGCCGTCGAGCGGGAAAAGGTGACGACTTCCTTTTTTCAAATGGGTGGCAGCAAGATCGAGTTGCTGGAGGCGAGCGATCCGGAAAGCCCGATAGCGAAATTCATCGAAAAGCGTGGCGAGGGTATCCACCATATTGCGTTTGAAGTGGAAGATATCCGGGCAACGATCAAGCGGCTGAAGGAAGAAGGCTTTCATTTGCTGTCGGATGAACCCAAGCCGGGTGCCGATAACAAGCTCATCGCCTTCCTGCATCCCAAATCGACCAACGGCGTGCTGGTCGAGATCTGCCAGGAACGGCACTGACCGTTACAGCAATTTAAGTTCCTCCAACAGGATCGTCGTCGACTTTGGCAACTCCAGCCAGGCAGCATGGATGCCGGCCAATTCCGCGCCTTTCACATGTTGCGGCGAATCGTCGACGAAAAAGGTCTCGTCCGGGTCGAGTCCCGCATCGTTCATAACCAGATCAAAAGCGTCACGGTCCGGCTTGCGCTGATGGATGCGGTGCGAGAGGTACACTTTTTCAAACAGCTCGTCGAGCAGATCGGCACCGTGCTGTTCCCGGATCATCTTGCGAAAGGCGATCTCATGCAGCGCGTTTGTATTGCTCAGCAGGAAGAGCCGGTACTTGCCTTGCAAACGTTCCAGTAACTGTCGGCTGTCGTCCGGAAAACCGACCAGGATGCTGTTCCATGCGGCATCGATCGCCTGGTCGGAAACCGGCAGGCTGGTAAACGAGCGCAGGCGGTCGCGGAAAACCGGGATCGTGATCAGCCCCTTTTCAAAGTCATCGAAGAAATGATGCTGCTCCTGCTGGGAGAACTGTCGCTGGAATTCGGGAAATCCAAGTTTGCGAAACGCATCAACGGGCCGACGATAGTCGATCGCGAAGAGTACCCCACCGAGGTCGAGGATCAGGTTGCGAATGGGCATGGAGTCGTTTGAACACCTTACCGGACGCGGGATTTCCGGAATGGACGCAAAGATATATCTTCGCAGGCGCATCCGCGGTCGATTTAATACCGACTGTATGAGGGCCCGTAGCTCAATTGGTTAGAGCAGCAGACTCATAATCTGCGGGTCGCTGGTTCGATTCCAGCCGGGCCCACGAGCGGAACACAATGCCCGGAAAGTTCCGGGCTTTTTTTATGCCTTCCGGTTCTGATCTGTTTACGGATCCGGGGTGAAGGTCCTGCTCATCGTCCGTTCGGACCGGCTCCTGACGGCCGATAGTCCCCGACCATAAGTTCGGTTCCGCAGCGTACTTTTAGCCGAAAGCTTGTTTACCTTTATGCAAAACACGCCGATGAAACATCTTCTTGTATTCTTAGCGCTCCTTCCAGCCCTTGTCCATGCCCAGAACGCTACTCCCTCTTCCACTCCGGCGCCTGAAAAGAAGCTGAACGTACCCAAACTGATGCAGCGGGAAGACGGCCTCATCCTCCGGCTTAGTCTCGACAATTATACCAACCTTCCAAAGGATATTGAAACCAACCTCTTGGGTTCGCGCGGCTTCAGCTTCCTCCTGATGGGTGAGCAGATGAACGCGACCAATCACTTCGGAACGGCATTCGGATTAGGGATGAGTTCGTTGCGTGTGGATCATAACGCGATGGCCGCCACCGACACGGATGGCGTCGGAACGGTGTTGGTCCCGATACCCGACAGCCTCGACTACAAGCAGAATCGCTACGTCATGAATTCGATCGACGCGGCGTTCGAGTTTAGGTTCCGCGGTAATCCCAACAAGAACCACAAGCATTTCAAATTCAGTCTTGGTTTCAGGGCCGGTTATGTGATACAAAGTCACCTGAAGTACAAAGACGAGGACGTGAAGTATAAACTGTACTCAATCGAGGACATTCAGCGCTGGCGCTATGGCGTGACCGGCAGGATCGGTCTGGGCCACCTCGCGCTCGATGCCTATTACAGCCTGGCGCCCCTGTACAAAGAAGGGAAAGGTCCGGCCGACATGATGCCGTATTCCATCGGCATTGCCTGGACATTCTGATCGTTCAGATGCTTAACAGCAGGAATTCGCAGAGGAATCCTACGAGGAAGCCGGCGTAGATTTGCATGGGCGTATGCGCGCCCAAACTGAGACGGGCTGTGCCGAGCAAACCGGCGACCAGCAGGCAGAACAGGATAGGAATCCGAACATCCACCAGGAGAAAGGTGGACAAACCAAAAAATGTTCCGATGATGCCGCCGATCCCGATCATGTGGATGCTGATCTTCCATTTGAAATTGATGATGGCCGCGAAGGTCACGGCTACCGCGGCGCCCAGTATCAGGAGCGGAAACACCTGGGGGAGCATCAATTTTCGCATCAGGTAGTACGCGATCAACAACAGGGCGGCGTTCGTCAGAAACGGGATCACACGCTCTTCCCGCTTTTCCATTTCAAAGGACCGGATCCAGCCCCGCCGGATCAGGATGTAGGAAACAATGGTCGGTAGCACGAGCGTGTTGAGCAACACGATCATGTAAAGCGCGTCGCGCTCAGGAGGAGAAACCGTATAGGAAAAGTAGGAGCTGTGGTGGAACAGAAACCAGATCGCGTAGGTCGGCATCAGCACCGGGTGGAGCAGGATGGACAGGAATTGCGCGAACGGACGGCTCATAGCTCCTTGCGTAAGCGGGCAACGGGTATGTCGAGCATCTCCCGGTATTTCGCTACCGTACGACGTGCGATGTTGTACCCTTTGTCGTTGAGGATCTTGGTCAGGGCGTCGTCCGTGAGCGGATGGAGCTTGTCTTCCGCGCCGATGCAATCAAGCAGGATCTGTTTGACTTCCTTGCTCGATACTTCCTCGCCGCTTTCGGTCTGCAGTCCTTCCGAGAAAAACGATTTCAGCAGATAGGTGCCGAAATGGGTCTGGACGTACTTGCTGTTCGCTACGCGTGAAACGGTCGAGATGTCCATGTTGACCTTTTCGGCGATATCGCGGAGGACCATCTTCTTCAACTTTCGCGGGTCGCCTTCCTGGAAATACTCGTATTGGTATTCCATGATGGCGCGCATCGTTTCCAGTAAGGTATGCTGCCGTTGGCGAAGCGCGTCGATAAACCATTTGGCGGCGTCCAGCTTCTGCTTGACAAAGGTGATCGCGTCCTTGTTGGCTTTGACGTTCTTCTTGTCTTTGCTGTAATGGTCCAGCATTTCCCGGTACTCGCGGCTGATCTTGAGTTCGGGCGCGTTGCGGGAATTGAGTGTCAGCTCGAGCACGCCGTCGTTGTTGGCGATCAGAAAGTCGGGAATGATGTGCTCCGTAGAGCGCTGTCCCTGAGAAGCGGTGTTGCCCGGCCGCGGATTAAGCTTTAGGATTTCTCCCACGCCGGCTTTGAGTTGTTCCGGGGTGAGTTGAAGTTCCCGTTGGATCTTTTCGTAGTGCTTTTTCGAAAACTCCTCGAAGTGATCGTTCAGGATGGCCCAGGCGGTTTGAACGCTTTCGCGCTTGCCGGGTTTGCGCTCCAGTTGCAACAAGAGGCACTCCTGCAGGGAACGGGCGCCGATACCGGGAGGATCGAGGTTCTGGATTGAGCGCAGCACCGACTCCAGTTCCTCCGGCGTGGTCATGATATTCTGCGAGAATGCGAGGTCGTCGACAATCGCGCTGAGTTCGCGGCGCAGATAGCCATCGTCGTCCAGGCTGCCGATGAGTTGCTCGGCGATGTGGTATTCCTTATCGTCGAGTTCGAGCGTGTACAATTGCGACAACAACTGTTCCTGGAAGTTCTGCTGCATCCCGATCGGCACCTCGCGGCGCTCTTCGTCGGGTGAGGTATTGTTAGCCGAGGTCTTGTAATCCGGGATCTCGTCGTCGACCAGGTATTCGTCCAGACTGATATCTTCTTCGCGTTCGCTCAGTTCCTCGTCGTCGTTGTTGTCGTCTTCGGCTTCGCCTTCGGTATCCGCCCGGTATTCGTCTTCGTCGTGCTCCTGACCTTCTTCCAGGGCGGGGTTCTCCTGCAACTCTTCTTTGATGCGCTGCTCCAGGTTCGCGACCGGAATTTGCAGCAGCTTCATGAGTTGGATCTGCTGCGGAGAGAGTTTTTGCAGCAGTTTCTGGTGAAGACCTTGTTTGAGCGAGGACATAAAGAAAGCAGGGGGCTCTTGGCCCGTGTGAAATTACGGAATTGGTATCGTTGTAAGTTTACGGAAAACCGAAGGGGTCAGTTGCGGTAAATCCAACCCTTTTCCTGCCTGGAACGCAGGTCGGTAAGCATGGCCTCGGCAGCGTTCGCGTCCGCGAAACCGTCATAGCAGACATACAACAGCGCCCCGACCGTATCGATGACGCGGGCGTTGGTGAATCCGCGGCCCTGGAGTTCGCGGACCAGCGTTTCGGCGTTACCCGGTTGCCGGAAAGCGCCGGCAATGACAAAATAGTGTTGATTGTTGCTGCTGACGGGCTGGGGTGCGGGCTCCTGCGGTTTAACATCCGGTGATCGGACGTCCGGCGCAGGTTCGGGCGATTTCACGGGCGCGACACTTGCAACGTAGATCGTCTCCGGCTTCGCTTCGCTTTTTTCAAGGACTTTCGGCTGTTGGGCGGCGTCGTTGATGATCACGTCGGGTCGCACCGAATCCAGCGACGGCATGGCAGCCTGTTGACCACCGTCACGGGTAACGAGGTAGACGTTAAAGGAGAACCACAGGAGCGCGCCGGCGACGGCTGCCGCGCTCAACAACTGTTGGAGCTGATACTTAGCGAGTGAACGTTGCTGAGTTTTCCGGTTTTTCGGGACGGATAGCGGTTCCGGGCTTGCTTCGGTTGATTTACGGGAAGCAGCCAGGTCGCGATGCGGGATGGCTACAGGAGTGAGTCCGAAGCAGTCGGGGTCGAGTGAGGATTCAGATTCGGGTGCAAAGCGAATCGCAGCATCGCTGCCCATCGACAGGATTCCGACACGGGCGATATTGAACTCCTCTCCGTTCTCGAGTTTGCGAATAACTCCGGAAGCAAAATGTTCGACGTGGCGGACGGCTTCCGGGTAGGTGAAATGTTCCGTCTCCACCAGGCGTTGAGCCAGGAGGCCGTCGTTCTGTCGCAGAAATACGTTGAAGGCGATGCGGCGACGGGGAGGAAGCAACCGGCGACCGGATACATCCACTTTGGCCGGTTCGCGGCTGGCGAGAAACGCTCCCAAAGCGGGAACGATCACGCAGTCGTGATCGGCCAATAAGCCGGCGATATGGTCGGGAAGGGAACGCATCGAAGTTGCTGGGACGAAATTAAGATAAAAAAAAGCGCGTGTCCAACGCGCTTGTCAAATTTGTGATAAAGAAGCTGTTGGGGGGCTCATCCCCGCATCTTGTCCAGCAGGTCGTTGACGGTCTGTCGCTCGTCCTCGGTGAGCCGTTCGGTCATTTCGTTCACCTTTTCGTTCTCTTTGTCGAGTATCTGAAGCAACGCAAGACCCTTTGCCGTAATGGTCACATCGCACACCCGGCGATCGGTCGGACAAGTGTGGCGTTCCACCAGGCCTTTCATCCGAAGTTTTTCCACGATGCGCGAAGCGTCACTCATTTTGTCCAGCATCCGTTCGCGCACCAGTTTGATGCTGGCGGGATTCGGGTGCTGACCGCGCAGGATGCGCAGGACGTTGAACTGTTGCCCGGTGATGCCGTGTGGTTTCAGCATCGTTTGCTGGTAGTTCATCAACCAGTTATAGGTGTAAATGATATTAACCACGAGCTTATGTGCTTGATTCCGGAATTGCTTCTGGGCTATTTCGTCTTCGAGGCGCATGGAAGGGGGAATGGGTAGTGGTTCGTATAAAGCGAATAGTGAATAGCGAACAGCGAATAGTAATTAGAATCTGTTATTCGGCTTCAATGTTCCTATTAATTGTAACCGCATCTTGTCGTTTACAATATTCAGCCAGCCGACGACTGTGAAATTGAGATTATGTTGCCTTCGTTCCACTGTAATCGTCAGGTTTCTTTACCAACGCATCCGCCGTGTCGAATACTGCAGGTTGTGGAGCGAGCCAAACACGATAGCGAAGTTAGTAACTAGTAACTTGTAATTAGTAATTAGTAATTAAACTGTTCGCTCCGGCCTACGCCAAAGCTTCAACAGGCAAATTTCACTGTTCACTGTTCACTGTTTACTGTTCACTATTCACCGCATAGGGACCTCCACTACCATCAAGCTGCTGTTTTGTGTCGCATCGATACGGATCGTATCGGTATCCCAGACGCCCAGCGCATCGCGTCGGCGCATGGCTTGATCGCCGATGTTGACTTCTCCGTCGATGAGCATGACGTAGGCGCCGTTCCCTGGCTTGCGCATACGATAGGTGATGGTGTCGCCTCCTTTTACATTACCCAGGGAAATGCCGGCATCCTGGTGGATGTACAATTCCCCGTTTTCCCGGAAGCCGGAAGCGACGAGCTGGAACTGTCCGTTGCGGGCGGAGGCGTCGAATGATTTCTGATCGTAACGAGGAGCAATGCCCTTCTCCTTCGGAAAGATCCAAAGCTGGAAGAGGTTGGTGGACTGGTCGGGTTGAGGGTTGAACTCGGAGTGCATCACGCCGGTGCCGGCGCTCATTACCTGTACATCGCCCGGACGAATGACCGAACCGTTGCCCATGTTGTCCTTATGCTGAAGCGCACCATCGAGGATGATGGTGATGATCTCCATGTCGTTGTGCGGGTGCAGGCCAAAGCCTTGTCCGCCTGCTACGATATCGTCGTTCAGCACGCGCAGCATGCCGAAATGAACGCGTGACGGATCGTACCAGCCGGCGAAGCTGAAACTATGATGGGCATTCAGCCAGCCGTGATCGGCATGGCCACGCTGTTCGGTGGGATGGAATACGGTTTTCATAGGCTTGTTCCTTTCATTGTTGAGGCAGATCATTTGACTGCCCGAATTTTTCTGAATAGACCAGTTGTTCGAGCGGCAGGCGTTGACGCGGTTTCTCTTCACGCTGTCGCAGGTTGTCCGGAAGTCCGGAGATATCGCCGGCATAACCGAGGACGATGATGCTGACCGGTTCGTATTCGTCCGGAATGGCGAAGTGTTCCCGTGCTTTATCGATATGGAAGCCGCCCAACTGGTGGAGGTAGATGTCGTGCGCGGTGGCTTCCAGGCTGAGGTTGGCGACCGCCAGGCCTACATCGTGGAAGGCGTGGCGATTGTGGTAGTGGTTGTGCGTGGTGAAGAGCTTTGCCACCGGAAGGATGAAGACGTTGCCGTGTTGCGCCCAGGAGCGGTTCGATTCGTTCAGGCAATCGAGCATCGCTTCGAACGCCCGGGTGTCGGAACGACGGGCCAGGATGAAGCGCCAGGGTTGCTCGTTGAAACTCGAAGGAGCCCAACGGGCCGCTTCGAACAACTGCAGCAGGGTTTCATCGGAGATGGTCCGGTCCGAAAACGCGCGCGTGCTGCGACGTTTGCTGATGAGTTCGTGTACGGGAACGTTTTTCATGGTTTTTATTTGTTCATCGGTATCAGCGGCCGGAGGCGGATCCCGGCAAGGGTCCTCACCACACACCACAGGTGCCCCCGGTCGCGCTGATACGGATGCTGCGCATCACTTCGAGAGCACATCGCTGCTGCGGTGCGTACCGTCGCAGAATGGTTTGTTCTTGGACAGTCCGCAGCGACAGAGCGCGATGTTTCCTTCCTTCGTTTCTTCTTTTCCGTCTTTGTCGACGAATACAAAGGTGCCCTTGACGAGGTACGGTCCTTTGTCGGTAACGGTGACGCGGGTAAGTGAGTTGTTTTCCATAACGCTATTGTTTTCTGATTGTTTGAGTTCAATGGAGAGTGCACCGCTCGGACACTGCGCCACCTGATCGATGATCGACTGGCTGTCGGCCCCTGCCGGATAGATCCAGGGCGACTCCTTCGGCTTGAACACGGACGCAAGTCCGCGGGCGCAGTTGCCGGAATGGATACACAGGTGGTGTTTCCAGACGATGGTGACCTCGCCGTTGGAGTAGCGCTTGGTCATCGGGCGAAGGTTCGACATGACGGATCAGTTGATGGAAGGTTCGGGGAACAGTTCTACGGAATCGAGGTGGAACATGGCTTCCTGGGCGGTGATCTGCGCGAATTCCGAAAGCGGCAATTTGTTCAGGACCGTTTGCATGGCCGATTCGTTCTCGGCGCGCAGGACGATCCACAACTCCCGGCGGTCGCCGGTGAGGGAGTAGGTGCGAATCACGCCCTGGCGCAGGAGCCGGTCTACGATCGCCCGTTGTGCCGGGATGAGTTGGAGGAATTCCTGCGTTGGGAATGCCGGGAAGCGGAGGCGGATCATCCAGTGGTTCATCGTTCTTTGAGCTAAAAAAACCGGTTCGTTTCGGAACCGGTTTTTCGTTGAGGTTATTGTTTGATCAACACCGCGTCGATCGTGAACTCGACCTCATCTCCGACGACTGCTTCGCCGGTTGCGGCAGCGTTGGCGTATTTGAGACCGAAGTCTTTGCGGTTGATCTTACCGGTTGCTTTGAAACCGGCTTTCAGATTGCCCCACGGATCTTTTACTTGTCCGCCATAGACCAGCGGAACTTCTACTTTCTTGGTGACGTCACGTACCGTCAGGTTACCGCTCAGTACATATTTGTTGTTGCCCAGGCTCTTGATGCCGGTGCTGGTGAACGTCATGGTCGGGAATTTCTCCGCGTTGAAGAAATCGTCGCTCAACAAGTGTTTGTCGCGCATCTCGTTGTCGGTGGTGATGCTGGGAACCTGTACCGTCATCGTTGCCTGGAGGTCGGACCAGTCGGCTTTCGAAGAGGTAAAGGTGCCGTCGAACTTCTTGAATTCACCATCGACGTCGGAGATGACAAGGTACTTCGTGGTGAAACGGATCTTGGTGTGGCTGCCGTCGATCTTCCAGTTTTGCGCGATCGCGGTAGCGCTCAGGGCTACGGCCGCAATCAGGGTGAGGACTTTTTTCATCGGGTCGTGTTTTATAGGGTTTGAATGTTTTAGTGATACAAATGTACGTTGAAACAATAGATGTTACAACATATAATATTCAAAATTGATGTAACGTATTCATTATCAATAACAAAAAATCGAATAAATTGTTTTAGAAATGCCGGATTCCGATGGCATGCCGGGCTTCCCGCACCGTTTTGCCGGCGCTTTCGCGTGCTTTTTCGGCTCCGTGTCGAATGACCTTGCTGAGACGGGCTTCGTCGGAAAGCATCTCCCGGATCTTTTCACGAATGGGAGCGGTGAACGCGATCATGTCTTCGGCTAGTTGCTTTTTCAAATCGCCGTAGCGGATCGCCATATTATTGTAGGCATCGTTGAAGTGCGCAACCGTATCGGGCGATGACACCACTTCGAGCAGGGTGAAAATGTTCCGGATCGCCTCCGGTTTTTCCTGGTTGGGTTGCGTAGGTCCCGAATCGGTCACGGCACGCATCACCTTCTTGCGGATCACTTCCGGTTCGTCGTATAGGAAGATCGCGTTTCCTTCGCCTTCACTCTTGCCCATTTTCCCGCTGCCGTCGAGTCCGGGGATCTTGACCAGTTGGGTGCCGTAGTTGAACGCGTAGGGCTCCGGGAAAAGTTCACAATGGTAAAGTCGGTTGAAGCGGTTGCCGAAGGTGCGCGCCATCTCGAGGTGTTGTTCCTGGTCCTTACCGACCGGCACTTTCACCGCGCGGTGGATGAGGATATCGGCCGCCATGAGCACCGGATAGGTGAGCAGTCCGGCGTTGATGTTGTCGGGCTGCTTGCGGATCTTCTCTTTGAAGGAAGTGCAGCGCTCCAACTCGCCTACATAGGCGTTCATGCCCAGCAGCAGGTACAACTCGGCGATTTCCGGGAGGTCGCTCTGCACGTAAAGCGTCGATACTTCGGGATCCAGTCCGCAAGCCAGGTACTCGGCCACGACCTGTCGAACGTTGGCATGCAGGTCCGACGGGGTCGGGTGGGTGGTCAGGGAATGGTAATCGGCAATGAAGAAATAGCAGTTATACTCATGCTGCATCTTCAGAAAATTGCTGATCGCACCGAAATAGTTTCCCAGGTGCAGGTTGCCTGTACTCCGGATGCCGCTGACGACGGTTTCTTTCATAAGGGCACAAAGATAGAGAATTGCAGGGCTCCGGCGGGTCGGGCGGAATTCGTCAGCGAAGGAGATTCTGTTCCAGGTCCCTGCTTTTTTCTGCGAGCGATCTCCAGAAGTCGGCGTGTTCAGGAAATAGTCGTGAATAGCGGGTCAGATTCGCATTGTTCATACGGAATGGAAATGAGTAAACGGGGATCTTAGGTTGTCCATTGCGTCGGGACCAGATCGCAAGCAGGTAGATCCGCTCGATAACCGGATCGGTCATCGGCATGCATCCGATCGTGACGCAGGAGCCGTGAATGAAAATATCGCTGACGGGCCACGCTTGATCAATGAGGATTACGGAATTCGATCGAAGCGCAACAGGGTGGGCCGCTTATCCTGACCCTCGTTGGTGATGAGCAGGTCGCCGTCGGATAAAAAGATGATTCCTTCCGCTTTATTGAACCGGACGGGATCCAACACTTCCAGGTGATGGAGTTTGCCGTCCATGCCGAAAACAAACAGCAAGTGATCAGTCGACGATACGACATACAATTCGTGGGAGTCCGGGTGAATGGCAATGGCCGAAGTGGTGAAGCGTAAGAAGGGTTCATTGCTGCCGTCTTTTTTCTTCTCGCGTGTCGGCAGCGGAACACGGTGTTCGACGGCAAAGCGCCGGATATCCTCCAGGTCAAATGCGAAGAGCGGGTCCTTGTCCAGTTGATGCGTTTTCAGGTCGAAGGCGTAGATGTGCCGCTGGTCCTTCCATTCCGGCCCTTTGCCCACCTTTCCTTTGCAGGCTATTAACAGCCGGTTGCCGATGGAGTCCCAACAGAGGCCTTCGTTGTTCTTTCCGATGATACCGGTAGGATATTCGACGGTGGTATATCCGGAATTCCCTTTCGGGAGCATGAAATCGCGCACGCGAAACAGGTGTCCGTCGCTCCGCAGCACATACAGATCCCGTCCGACCCGACAGATGCCTTCATAGTCGCCGTCGGCATGAAAGCGCAGATTCGAAACAAGTTGCTGCTTACCGAGATCGTAGAAAAAAATGACCCCGCGTTCATCCTGCACGCAGGCCAGGAGCTCGTCGGTGATCGAGGTGATGCCGGAGATCTCGTGCAATACCGGAGGTAACACGACCGATTGTTCAGGCTTATCAAACCGATAATCTTGTGCCGTGGAATACAATAGAAATACGGAGGCGATGA
This genomic stretch from Bacteroidota bacterium harbors:
- a CDS encoding nitroreductase family protein, which encodes MKNVPVHELISKRRSTRAFSDRTISDETLLQLFEAARWAPSSFNEQPWRFILARRSDTRAFEAMLDCLNESNRSWAQHGNVFILPVAKLFTTHNHYHNRHAFHDVGLAVANLSLEATAHDIYLHQLGGFHIDKAREHFAIPDEYEPVSIIVLGYAGDISGLPDNLRQREEKPRQRLPLEQLVYSEKFGQSNDLPQQ
- a CDS encoding pirin family protein, with the translated sequence MKTVFHPTEQRGHADHGWLNAHHSFSFAGWYDPSRVHFGMLRVLNDDIVAGGQGFGLHPHNDMEIITIILDGALQHKDNMGNGSVIRPGDVQVMSAGTGVMHSEFNPQPDQSTNLFQLWIFPKEKGIAPRYDQKSFDASARNGQFQLVASGFRENGELYIHQDAGISLGNVKGGDTITYRMRKPGNGAYVMLIDGEVNIGDQAMRRRDALGVWDTDTIRIDATQNSSLMVVEVPMR
- a CDS encoding (4Fe-4S)-binding protein, with the protein product MTKRYSNGEVTIVWKHHLCIHSGNCARGLASVFKPKESPWIYPAGADSQSIIDQVAQCPSGALSIELKQSENNSVMENNSLTRVTVTDKGPYLVKGTFVFVDKDGKEETKEGNIALCRCGLSKNKPFCDGTHRSSDVLSK
- the trpS gene encoding tryptophan--tRNA ligase codes for the protein MKETVVSGIRSTGNLHLGNYFGAISNFLKMQHEYNCYFFIADYHSLTTHPTPSDLHANVRQVVAEYLACGLDPEVSTLYVQSDLPEIAELYLLLGMNAYVGELERCTSFKEKIRKQPDNINAGLLTYPVLMAADILIHRAVKVPVGKDQEQHLEMARTFGNRFNRLYHCELFPEPYAFNYGTQLVKIPGLDGSGKMGKSEGEGNAIFLYDEPEVIRKKVMRAVTDSGPTQPNQEKPEAIRNIFTLLEVVSSPDTVAHFNDAYNNMAIRYGDLKKQLAEDMIAFTAPIREKIREMLSDEARLSKVIRHGAEKARESAGKTVREARHAIGIRHF
- a CDS encoding polyisoprenoid-binding protein, yielding MKKVLTLIAAVALSATAIAQNWKIDGSHTKIRFTTKYLVISDVDGEFKKFDGTFTSSKADWSDLQATMTVQVPSITTDNEMRDKHLLSDDFFNAEKFPTMTFTSTGIKSLGNNKYVLSGNLTVRDVTKKVEVPLVYGGQVKDPWGNLKAGFKATGKINRKDFGLKYANAAATGEAVVGDEVEFTIDAVLIKQ